A single Defluviitalea saccharophila DNA region contains:
- the dapB gene encoding 4-hydroxy-tetrahydrodipicolinate reductase has translation MIKIIMHGCNGKMGQVISSLVEDNEDSMIAAGIDPNVNKSNPYPVFSKINDCDIDADVIIDFSTATAVKPLLDYALERQLPVVVCTTGLSEDIIDFIKKSSTKIPIFFSANMSLGINLLISLVKRASEILSDANFDIEIIEKHHNQKIDAPSGTALALADAINEALDNQYTYKYDRHSERKKREKKEIGIHAIRGGTIVGEHSVIFAGKDEIIELNHTAMSKEVFAVGALKAAKFLAGKAPGLYNMDNLINE, from the coding sequence ATGATAAAAATAATTATGCACGGCTGTAACGGAAAAATGGGTCAAGTAATTTCTTCATTGGTGGAAGACAATGAAGACAGTATGATAGCAGCTGGAATTGATCCAAATGTAAACAAATCTAATCCTTATCCTGTTTTTAGCAAAATAAATGATTGTGATATTGATGCGGATGTCATCATTGATTTTTCAACTGCAACGGCAGTCAAACCTCTGTTGGACTATGCCCTTGAAAGACAACTCCCAGTGGTTGTATGTACTACAGGATTGTCAGAAGATATCATAGACTTTATAAAAAAATCATCCACAAAAATACCTATATTCTTTTCTGCAAATATGTCCCTCGGAATTAATTTATTAATCAGCCTTGTAAAACGTGCATCCGAGATACTGTCCGATGCGAATTTCGATATTGAAATTATTGAAAAACACCACAATCAAAAAATTGATGCTCCCAGTGGAACAGCTCTAGCTTTAGCAGATGCCATCAACGAGGCATTAGACAATCAATACACTTATAAATATGATAGACACAGCGAGCGCAAAAAACGAGAAAAGAAAGAAATCGGTATCCATGCCATAAGAGGCGGTACGATCGTAGGCGAACATTCCGTCATTTTTGCCGGTAAGGATGAAATCATTGAATTAAATCATACGGCAATGTCAAAAGAAGTGTTTGCGGTAGGTGCCCTAAAAGCGGCAAAATTCCTGGCTGGCAAAGCACCCGGATTATATAATATGGATAATCTTATTAACGAATAA
- a CDS encoding cob(I)yrinic acid a,c-diamide adenosyltransferase — protein sequence MNLGLVQVYCGEGKGKTTAAIGQGIRAIGQGLKVIMIQFLKSSSTGEIETLKKLEPDFKVFRFEKPRDFFWNLNEEEKKELRTEIINGINFAKKVLDTRECDILILDEILAAIENNIISEKEVLELLDRKPQEMEVVLTGRKLPEGIKEKADYISDVRAEKHPFNQGIEARKGIEY from the coding sequence ATGAATTTAGGATTGGTTCAAGTTTATTGCGGTGAAGGAAAAGGCAAGACAACAGCTGCTATTGGACAAGGAATACGAGCAATTGGACAAGGCTTAAAGGTAATTATGATACAGTTTTTAAAATCATCTTCTACAGGAGAAATTGAGACCTTAAAAAAGCTGGAGCCGGATTTTAAAGTATTTCGCTTTGAGAAGCCTCGGGATTTTTTCTGGAATTTGAATGAAGAAGAAAAAAAAGAATTAAGAACTGAAATCATAAATGGAATTAACTTCGCTAAAAAAGTTCTGGATACTAGAGAATGTGACATATTAATATTAGATGAGATATTAGCAGCCATAGAAAATAATATTATCAGCGAAAAGGAAGTATTGGAGTTATTAGACCGCAAACCGCAAGAAATGGAAGTCGTCTTAACGGGAAGAAAACTTCCGGAAGGGATTAAAGAAAAGGCAGATTACATATCGGATGTAAGAGCAGAAAAACATCCTTTTAATCAAGGCATTGAAGCAAGAAAAGGGATAGAATATTAA
- a CDS encoding small, acid-soluble spore protein, alpha/beta type, with protein sequence MSKGTKQTKKNKPMTEDDKLKYEIASELGLLDKVKEGGWKSLTAKETGRIGGLMTKRKKEMKQQAQN encoded by the coding sequence ATGAGTAAGGGTACGAAACAAACGAAGAAAAATAAGCCTATGACTGAAGATGATAAACTTAAATATGAAATTGCATCCGAACTCGGTTTGTTGGACAAGGTTAAAGAAGGTGGATGGAAGTCCTTAACTGCAAAGGAAACAGGTCGCATTGGCGGCTTGATGACTAAAAGAAAAAAAGAAATGAAACAACAGGCTCAGAATTAA
- a CDS encoding aspartate-semialdehyde dehydrogenase, translating to MKKINLAVVGATGMVGRTFLKVLEERDLPIENFYLFASARSAGSKMTFKGKEYTVEELTENSFDRGIDIALFSAGGGTSLKYAPIAASKGCVVVDNSSAWRMDPEVPLVVPEVNPEDIKLNKGIIANPNCSTIQAVVALKPLHEYYTIKRIVYSTYQAVSGAGMGGWTDLEEGLKGNPPKKFPHPIANNCLPHIDVFTENGYTKEEIKMIQETRKILHDSNLKITATTVRVPVFNSHSESINVEFEKPFELNELVDILKKAPGVVVQDDPANNVYPLAANATGRDEVFVGRIRRDESVESGVNLWVVADNIRKGAAANAVQIAELLIKDMQ from the coding sequence ATGAAAAAAATTAATTTAGCTGTTGTAGGTGCTACTGGAATGGTTGGAAGAACTTTTCTAAAAGTACTTGAAGAAAGAGATTTACCAATTGAAAATTTCTATCTTTTTGCTTCGGCTCGTTCCGCTGGCAGTAAAATGACTTTTAAAGGAAAAGAATACACTGTTGAAGAACTGACAGAAAACTCTTTCGATCGAGGAATCGATATCGCTTTATTTTCTGCAGGAGGTGGTACCAGTTTAAAATATGCGCCAATTGCTGCAAGCAAAGGCTGCGTTGTAGTGGACAATAGTTCTGCTTGGAGAATGGACCCTGAAGTACCTCTTGTTGTACCTGAAGTTAATCCTGAAGATATTAAGCTCAATAAAGGAATCATTGCTAATCCAAACTGTTCTACAATTCAGGCGGTTGTAGCATTAAAACCTTTACATGAATATTATACTATTAAACGCATTGTGTATTCAACTTATCAAGCAGTTTCCGGTGCAGGAATGGGCGGCTGGACAGATCTTGAAGAAGGCTTAAAAGGAAATCCCCCAAAGAAATTCCCTCATCCGATAGCAAATAACTGTCTTCCACATATAGATGTATTTACAGAAAACGGTTATACAAAAGAAGAAATTAAAATGATTCAAGAAACAAGAAAAATTCTTCATGACAGCAATCTAAAGATTACTGCAACAACCGTTCGTGTTCCTGTGTTTAACAGCCACAGCGAATCCATTAATGTTGAATTTGAAAAGCCTTTTGAACTTAATGAATTAGTAGATATCTTGAAAAAAGCGCCTGGAGTAGTAGTACAGGATGATCCTGCAAATAATGTATATCCATTGGCTGCCAATGCTACTGGAAGAGATGAAGTGTTTGTTGGAAGAATTCGTAGGGATGAAAGTGTTGAAAGCGGAGTAAACCTTTGGGTTGTTGCTGATAACATCAGAAAAGGTGCTGCAGCTAATGCTGTTCAGATTGCTGAACTGTTAATTAAGGATATGCAATAA
- a CDS encoding vitamin B12-dependent ribonucleotide reductase codes for MNLSNLLFRYYTKELENSSKTVYDLFRWKTVDIKIKDYNTGKTITSMENLEFPEHYSQSACDIIASKYFRKKGVPNDRGYEYSLKQVVHRMVSFWVEAAFEEGLFDESKKSIVYDELAFMMLNQMWAPNSPQWFNTGLKMAYGIDGPPQGHYYYDETLKDVALSKDAYTRTQGSACFIVSVEDSLLGDKSLTDQLVTETRLFKYGSGVGSNWSSIRAKGEPLSGGGKSSGLLSFLKVFDRNAGAIKSGGTTRRAAKMNVLDIDHPEIEGFITWKAKEEDKVVALGKMGYSTHFDGEAYETVSGQNANNSVRISDAFMNLLNDENAQWSLKGRIDPSIDTEVPVSKLWNDIAYSAWRCGDPGVQFDDTINAWHTCPAGEDGKLNEKHNRINASNPCSEYMFLDDTACNLASINIVKYYDAEKDVFDVEGYLHSIKMIQIVLEATIHWGQFPTKDIARKSYHFRTTGLGLTNLGALFMLMAKPYDSTESRNIAASLMSILTGYSYYISSLFAKQVGPFTYFDINKESMLRVIGNHAKAANFEDFEKDFEGLNYTPIVIDHKLLMNEGYRNLSDCLKKVWEKTIESGKTNGFRNAQVSVLAPTGTIAFAMDCATTSSEPFFSHVAYKKLVGGGSMEIINPIIPITLKKLGYTKEQIDDIVNYVLRKENKNGFDMIVDGKIEGAPHLKEEHYPIFDTANRCGTGKRFIAPEGHVKMMGALTPHISGAISKTVNLPNDATIEDIKDIYLLSWKLGVKAIALYRDGCKASQPLNTTIDNEKETKIEDLTYQELLEYAKNKQFDYKPIRIKPTGIRNAHVHEAEIGGLKLYITTSFYEDGRLGELYVAAGRQGSLVKGLLDSLSTTISEMLQYGVPAKDIAKMYRGQKYEPSGFVGRHPYIKSADSISDLISKIIEIELGDYSHCQIKPEETTTILNTAPHAAPQTTNKNNSEIIYGEVCANCKSTKLVKNGTCKVCLDCGTTTGCS; via the coding sequence ATGAATCTTAGTAATTTACTTTTTCGCTATTACACAAAAGAATTAGAAAACTCATCTAAAACCGTATATGACTTGTTTCGATGGAAAACTGTAGACATCAAAATCAAGGACTATAATACAGGAAAAACCATAACAAGTATGGAAAATCTAGAATTTCCTGAACATTATTCACAATCTGCCTGCGATATTATTGCAAGTAAATATTTTAGAAAAAAAGGCGTTCCTAACGACAGGGGCTATGAATACTCCCTAAAACAAGTAGTACATAGGATGGTATCTTTTTGGGTGGAAGCAGCTTTTGAAGAAGGCTTGTTCGATGAATCCAAGAAAAGCATCGTGTATGATGAATTGGCATTTATGATGCTGAATCAGATGTGGGCGCCTAATAGTCCCCAGTGGTTTAATACGGGATTAAAAATGGCCTATGGAATCGATGGACCTCCTCAAGGACACTATTATTATGATGAAACTTTAAAAGATGTAGCGCTTTCAAAAGACGCTTACACAAGGACTCAAGGCTCTGCTTGCTTTATAGTAAGCGTTGAGGACTCTTTACTGGGAGACAAATCTCTTACAGATCAGCTCGTCACTGAAACCCGCTTATTTAAATACGGATCAGGGGTAGGAAGTAATTGGTCTTCCATTAGAGCAAAAGGGGAACCTCTTTCAGGGGGCGGAAAATCCTCAGGGCTTCTTAGTTTCTTAAAAGTATTCGACCGTAATGCCGGTGCAATCAAATCCGGAGGAACCACCAGAAGAGCTGCAAAGATGAATGTATTGGATATAGATCATCCTGAAATCGAAGGCTTTATTACCTGGAAGGCAAAAGAAGAAGATAAAGTAGTTGCCCTGGGTAAAATGGGCTACTCTACTCACTTTGACGGTGAAGCCTATGAAACCGTATCCGGCCAAAATGCCAATAATTCTGTGCGTATATCGGATGCATTTATGAACTTACTAAACGATGAAAATGCACAATGGTCTTTAAAAGGAAGAATAGATCCCAGTATCGATACTGAAGTACCTGTTTCAAAACTTTGGAATGATATTGCTTACTCTGCATGGAGATGTGGAGATCCCGGCGTTCAATTCGATGATACCATTAATGCCTGGCATACATGTCCTGCCGGAGAAGACGGAAAACTAAATGAAAAGCATAATAGAATCAATGCAAGCAATCCTTGTTCGGAATATATGTTTTTAGATGATACGGCGTGCAACCTTGCAAGTATTAATATTGTAAAATACTATGATGCTGAAAAAGATGTTTTTGATGTAGAAGGCTATCTGCACAGCATAAAAATGATTCAAATCGTATTGGAGGCAACCATCCATTGGGGACAGTTCCCAACAAAGGATATTGCACGAAAATCCTATCATTTTAGAACAACCGGTTTAGGATTAACCAATCTTGGTGCCCTCTTTATGTTAATGGCTAAACCCTACGACTCTACGGAATCAAGAAATATTGCAGCTTCATTAATGAGTATATTAACAGGGTATTCCTATTACATTTCTTCTTTATTTGCAAAACAAGTAGGTCCGTTTACTTACTTTGATATCAATAAAGAATCTATGTTAAGGGTTATCGGCAATCATGCAAAAGCTGCTAACTTTGAGGATTTTGAGAAAGATTTTGAAGGTCTGAATTATACTCCAATCGTAATAGACCATAAGCTTCTTATGAACGAAGGCTATAGAAATCTATCGGACTGTTTAAAAAAGGTATGGGAAAAAACAATAGAAAGCGGAAAGACCAATGGCTTTAGAAATGCCCAGGTTTCTGTACTTGCTCCAACGGGTACTATTGCCTTTGCAATGGATTGTGCAACGACTTCCTCTGAACCCTTCTTTAGTCATGTTGCCTATAAAAAGCTTGTTGGGGGAGGAAGTATGGAAATAATCAATCCGATCATCCCCATAACCTTGAAAAAATTAGGATATACAAAGGAACAAATTGATGACATTGTAAATTATGTATTGCGCAAAGAAAACAAAAACGGTTTTGACATGATCGTTGACGGTAAAATTGAAGGGGCACCTCACCTTAAAGAAGAACATTATCCTATATTTGATACGGCAAACCGCTGTGGTACAGGTAAAAGATTTATAGCCCCTGAAGGTCATGTTAAGATGATGGGAGCATTAACCCCTCATATTTCAGGAGCCATCAGTAAAACTGTAAATTTACCTAATGATGCTACTATAGAAGATATAAAAGATATTTACCTATTATCTTGGAAGCTGGGAGTTAAGGCTATTGCTCTTTATAGGGACGGCTGCAAAGCTTCACAGCCTCTTAATACAACGATAGATAACGAAAAAGAAACAAAGATAGAAGATTTAACATATCAAGAACTCTTAGAGTATGCAAAGAACAAACAATTTGATTATAAACCAATTAGAATTAAACCTACCGGCATTCGCAACGCCCATGTACATGAAGCTGAAATAGGCGGCTTAAAGCTATATATTACCACTTCTTTTTATGAAGACGGAAGGCTTGGGGAATTATACGTGGCTGCCGGACGACAGGGTTCTCTTGTTAAAGGGTTGCTGGACAGTTTATCAACCACTATTTCAGAAATGCTTCAGTATGGCGTACCTGCTAAGGATATTGCTAAAATGTATCGTGGTCAAAAATATGAGCCAAGCGGTTTTGTAGGCCGTCATCCTTATATAAAAAGTGCTGATTCGATTTCTGATTTAATCAGTAAAATTATCGAAATTGAGTTAGGGGACTATTCCCACTGTCAAATAAAACCTGAGGAAACGACCACTATACTAAATACTGCTCCTCATGCAGCTCCCCAAACAACCAATAAGAATAACAGTGAGATTATCTACGGAGAAGTCTGTGCGAACTGTAAAAGCACAAAATTGGTTAAAAACGGAACCTGCAAAGTATGTTTGGACTGCGGCACTACAACCGGTTGCAGCTAA
- the yunB gene encoding sporulation protein YunB, with protein MRKSLRGKKPKKIRKISLLKIKLLLITLIICVLCALIYVRLDQQIMPMVMTMAHIKANAIATEAISRAINNAFKEKNITAQDLVIYDYDESGNIVSWTINTPMINELCADIVVGISKELESIPTTTLTVPLGSLSDSRIFANIGPKLNIKVLPTGAATINYDKEFRSTGINQINHTVWLNVDTMVQVVVPLASDQIRVTRKVILVDKVLSGKVPPSYVDTTRDSILDADLQDPFEEPKSFEYPSVE; from the coding sequence ATGAGAAAAAGCCTAAGGGGTAAGAAACCAAAAAAAATAAGAAAGATATCTCTTCTAAAAATTAAACTTCTATTAATTACGCTCATTATATGTGTATTGTGTGCATTAATCTATGTAAGGTTAGACCAGCAAATTATGCCTATGGTTATGACAATGGCGCACATTAAAGCAAATGCTATAGCTACTGAAGCGATTAGCCGAGCAATTAATAATGCTTTTAAAGAAAAAAATATAACTGCGCAAGATCTGGTCATATATGATTATGATGAAAGTGGAAACATAGTATCCTGGACAATTAATACGCCAATGATTAATGAATTATGTGCGGATATAGTGGTAGGAATTTCTAAAGAATTAGAAAGTATTCCGACAACTACTTTAACCGTTCCCTTAGGCAGTTTATCCGATAGTAGAATTTTTGCCAATATTGGGCCTAAATTAAACATTAAAGTGCTTCCGACCGGTGCAGCCACGATCAATTATGATAAGGAATTTCGTTCAACGGGCATTAACCAAATCAATCATACGGTATGGTTAAATGTGGATACAATGGTTCAGGTTGTTGTCCCCCTGGCATCTGATCAAATAAGGGTAACAAGAAAAGTTATTTTAGTGGATAAAGTTCTAAGCGGCAAGGTGCCTCCAAGTTATGTAGATACCACTAGAGACAGTATATTGGACGCAGATCTTCAAGATCCTTTTGAAGAACCCAAAAGCTTTGAATATCCTTCCGTAGAGTAA
- a CDS encoding single-stranded DNA-binding protein: protein MIVREKVIKEHKDNKGEVRVVTEHVVQNNQVTIVGKVVEDIKFSHRVYGEGFYTFMVEVPRLSEISDTLPVTISERLLADKKELLNEIVEIQGQFRSYNQYDQGRNRLVLTIFSLDIKVIEDQEDIKYINQIFLDGFICKEPIYRTTPFGREITDMLLAVNRSYHKSDYIPCIAWGRNAKYAQHLNVGDHLKIWGRIQSRNYQKKMDNGEVISKVAYEVSISKMEIDEDNNKQDETDNDLSNS from the coding sequence ATGATAGTGAGAGAAAAAGTAATCAAAGAACATAAGGATAATAAGGGAGAGGTGAGAGTAGTGACTGAACATGTTGTACAAAACAACCAGGTAACGATTGTAGGGAAAGTGGTTGAAGATATCAAATTTAGTCATCGAGTTTATGGAGAGGGATTTTATACCTTTATGGTAGAGGTACCTCGTTTAAGTGAGATTTCAGATACACTTCCTGTAACGATTTCAGAACGTCTCTTAGCGGATAAAAAAGAGTTGTTAAATGAGATTGTGGAAATCCAGGGACAGTTCCGTTCGTACAATCAATACGATCAAGGCAGAAATCGATTGGTACTTACGATTTTTTCCCTTGATATAAAAGTAATAGAAGACCAGGAAGACATAAAATATATCAACCAAATATTCCTGGACGGTTTCATATGCAAAGAACCCATTTACAGAACAACTCCTTTTGGAAGAGAAATAACGGATATGCTGCTTGCCGTTAATCGCTCCTATCACAAGTCCGATTATATTCCATGTATTGCATGGGGAAGGAATGCAAAGTATGCACAGCATTTGAACGTGGGAGATCATTTAAAGATATGGGGAAGAATTCAGAGTCGCAATTATCAGAAAAAGATGGATAACGGCGAAGTGATTTCTAAGGTTGCTTATGAAGTTTCAATTTCTAAGATGGAAATAGACGAGGATAACAATAAGCAGGATGAAACAGACAATGATCTAAGCAATTCATAA
- a CDS encoding Mur ligase family protein: MVKVGILGNHGKTAAVNFLAQLCKSSGRKVSVLKDIDLSICLHTKEFSFQDYIHALSKSDIEMFIVKISEEGLINNWFSGIDFDVLIYTIGRSEEDYKCKDLYFGERRLFFTLARDAVSIVNADDRSIFKLLKGNKTHLITYGFNSKASITASSIQEEEFNKRVQCCVQRTLTTFSGKELEPQEFSITLPLKNDQELYSALAAITAAMINDVVIPNKILTKKYF; this comes from the coding sequence ATGGTGAAGGTAGGCATACTTGGAAACCATGGAAAAACGGCTGCAGTTAATTTCTTAGCTCAGTTATGTAAAAGTTCGGGAAGAAAAGTCAGTGTACTTAAGGATATTGATTTAAGTATCTGTTTGCATACTAAAGAGTTTTCTTTTCAGGATTATATTCACGCATTAAGTAAGAGCGATATAGAAATGTTTATTGTTAAGATATCAGAAGAAGGTCTTATCAATAACTGGTTTTCTGGTATTGACTTTGATGTTTTGATCTACACCATAGGAAGAAGCGAAGAGGATTATAAATGTAAAGATTTATATTTTGGTGAACGAAGATTGTTTTTTACACTGGCCAGAGATGCTGTAAGCATTGTCAATGCAGATGATCGAAGCATTTTTAAATTACTTAAGGGAAATAAAACCCACTTAATCACATACGGCTTTAATTCAAAAGCAAGCATAACGGCTTCCAGCATACAGGAGGAAGAGTTTAATAAGCGTGTTCAATGCTGTGTACAAAGGACCTTAACCACCTTTAGCGGTAAGGAATTAGAGCCCCAGGAGTTTTCAATTACGCTGCCTCTCAAGAATGATCAGGAACTATATAGTGCCTTGGCTGCTATTACTGCTGCAATGATTAATGATGTTGTTATTCCAAATAAAATACTTACAAAAAAATACTTCTAA
- the dapA gene encoding 4-hydroxy-tetrahydrodipicolinate synthase translates to MEIFRGSGVAIVTPFKENGDINFELLGDLIEFQIQNQTDSIIICGTTGESSTLNDHDHLECIRYAVDKVNKRVPVIAGTGSNDTEHGVFLTKKAKEFGADACLLVTPYYNKTTQKGLIEHYTYIAKKVDIPLVLYNVPSRTGLNIAPKTAFELSKIDTIVAIKEASGNISQVAEIINLCGDNLDVYSGNDDQIVPILSLGGKGVISVLANIAPKQTHDMVQYYLDGNIEESRKIQIQMIPLIKALFCEVNPIPVKAALELMGYPVGTCRMPLTSIEDANLELLKKEMRNVGLLG, encoded by the coding sequence ATGGAGATTTTCAGAGGTTCTGGCGTTGCAATCGTTACCCCTTTCAAAGAAAACGGCGATATTAATTTTGAACTTCTCGGAGACCTTATAGAATTTCAAATTCAAAATCAAACAGATAGTATCATTATTTGTGGTACCACAGGAGAATCTTCTACTTTAAATGACCATGATCATTTAGAATGTATTAGATATGCTGTGGATAAGGTTAACAAACGGGTTCCCGTTATAGCCGGAACAGGCAGTAATGATACTGAACACGGTGTATTTTTAACCAAAAAAGCGAAAGAATTCGGTGCGGATGCATGCCTTTTAGTGACTCCGTATTATAATAAAACCACTCAAAAAGGATTAATCGAGCATTATACTTACATTGCTAAAAAAGTAGATATACCTCTTGTATTATATAATGTTCCTTCAAGAACCGGTTTGAATATAGCTCCAAAAACCGCCTTTGAATTATCCAAAATAGATACGATTGTTGCGATTAAAGAAGCCAGCGGCAATATATCTCAGGTTGCAGAAATAATTAATTTATGCGGAGACAATCTGGATGTATACTCTGGAAACGACGATCAAATCGTTCCTATTCTTTCCCTTGGAGGAAAAGGTGTTATATCCGTTCTTGCAAACATAGCACCAAAACAAACCCATGATATGGTTCAATACTATTTAGATGGTAATATTGAAGAAAGCAGAAAGATTCAAATTCAAATGATTCCTTTAATAAAAGCTCTATTTTGCGAAGTCAATCCTATTCCTGTTAAGGCAGCTTTAGAACTTATGGGATATCCTGTTGGTACCTGCAGAATGCCTCTTACTTCTATAGAAGATGCTAATTTGGAACTACTGAAAAAAGAAATGAGAAACGTAGGATTACTTGGGTAG